TCGTGCGCGAGCGCCTCGAACGCCGCATCGGCGGCGAGCATGCCCGACTTGATCGCGGCGTGGCTGCCCTTGATGCGCGCGGCGTTGAGGAAACCCGCGTCGTCGCCGATCAGTCCGCCGCCCGGGAAGATCAGCCGCGGCAGGCTCTGCAGGCCGCCGGCGGCGATCGCGCGCGCACCGTACTGCAGGCGCTTGCCGCCCTCGAGATACTTGCGGATCTCGGGGTGGGTCTTGTAGCGCTGCATCTCCTCGAAGGGCGACAGGTGCGGGTTCTCGTAGTTGAGCCCGACCACGAAGCCGACCGCCACCAGGTTGTCCTCGAGGTGATAGACGAAGCCGCCGCCGTAGGTGGTCTTGTCCATCGGCCAGCCGGCGGTGTGCACCACCAGGCCCGGGCGGTGGTGCTCGGGCTTGACCTCCCACAGCTCCTTGATGCCGATGCCGTAGGTCTGGGGGTCGGCGCCTTCGCGCAGATTGAACTTCGCCTCGAGCTGCTTGCCCAGGTGGCCGCGGCAGCCCTCGGCGAACAGCGTGTACTTGGCGTGCAGCTCCATGCCCGGCTGGTGGTGCGGGCCCGGCGTGCCGTCACGGTTCAGACCCATGTCGCCGGTGGCGACGCCCTTCACCGCGCCGGCCTCATCGAACAGGATCTCGGCACCGGCAAAGCCCGGATAGACCTCGACGCCGAGCGCCTCGGCCTGCTCGCCGAGCCACTTCACGACGTTGCCCAGGCGCACGATGTAGTTGCCGTGGTTCACCAGACAGTCGGGCAGCAGGCCGTTGGGCGCCTGGCGGGCACCGGTTTCGGAGAGGAAAAGCACCTTGTCCTCGGTGACGGCGGTGTTGAGCGGGGCGCCGCGCTCCTTCCAGTCGGGGAAGAGCTCGCCGAGCGCCTTCGGGTCCATCACCGCGCCCGACAGGATGTGGGCGCCGATCTCGGCGGCCTTCTCGATCAGGCACACCGAGAGGTCCTGGCCCTTGGCCTCGGCCAGTTGCTTCAGGCGGATCGCCGCCGACAGCCCGGCCGGGCCGCCACCGACGATCAGCACGTCGAATTCCATCGATTCGCGTTCCATCCTGTTCTCCTGTTCCCTTCGCGTGGCACTGCGGTGCCGCCAGTTTATAACCTTGCACGCGACCCGCATGCCTCTCTCGGGCGTGGCTGGGCGCTGCACAACATACGGGGGCGTATGTTACATTAGCTTGCTCACAAAACACAAAGAGGAGATCTCCGCATGAACGAGCAGGCGAAGCTGATCTACACCACTCGCATGCCGGTGCGCTGGGGCGACATGGATGCCTATGGCCATGTCAACAATACGGTGTACTTTCGCTACTTCGAGCAGACGCGGGTGGAGTGGCTGGAGCAGATGGGTTGCCGGGTGAGCCCGGAGGAGCCGATCGGTCCGGTCATCATCAATGCTGCCTGCACCTTCTTCGCGCCAGTGAATTATCCTGCGACGGTCGTCATCAAGATGTACGCCGGCGAACCGGGGCGCTCGAGCGTGATGACCTGGTACGAACTGTTCATCGAAGGCGAGGACCGCGTCTATTGCGAGGGCTCTGCAAAGACGGTGTGGATGGATACGCGCAGCGGGAAATCGGCGCCCATTCCCGACGTGGTACGCGCGCTGTTCGACTGAGTGGTACCGGCGCCGACGCCGGTACGATGGCATGACCGGGCACCCCGCCGAGACGAGCGTGGCCCGCACAACAAACGACCCGAAGTTTCGATTGATGGTGAGGAGACATCATGAATCTGCATGAAGATCGACCCCTGTGGTCGCCGTCCGCCGAGCGCATCGCCGGCGCCAACGTCACTGCCTTCCGCCTGGCGGCGGAGAGGCGCTGGGGCCTGAGCCTGCCCGACTACGACGCGCTCTACGCCTGGTCGGTGGCGCATCCGGAGCAGTTCTGGGTGAGCGTCTGGGAAGGCGACGGCATCGGCAGCGGCGTCATCGGCCACCGCGGCGAGCGCGTGCTGGTCGATGGCGACCGGATGCCCGGCGCGAAGTGGTTTCCGGACGCGAAGCTCAACTTCGCGCGCAACCTGCTGCGCTCGCGCGACGCCCACGACGCCATCGTGTTCTGGGGCGAGGACCGTGTGATGAACCGCATGAGCCATGGCGAGCTCTATCGCGCCGTGGCCCATTTCGTCGCTGCGTTGAAGGAGCAGGGCGTGGTCGCCGGCGACCGCGTCGCCGCCTACATGCCCAACATGCCCGAAACCGTGATCGCCATGCTGGCGGCGGCGAGCATCGGTGCCATCTTCACCTCGGCCTCGCCTGACTTCGGCGTGCAGGGCGTGCTCGACCGCTTCGGGCAGACCGAGCCCAAGGTGCTGATCGCCTGCGACGGCTACTACTACGGTGGCAAGACGGTGGACGTGCTCGGCAAGCTCGGCGAGATCGTCGGCCAACTGCCTTCGGTGAAGCGGGTGGTCGTGGTCCCCTACGTGCATGCCGAACACGACCTGTCGCACGTGCCGCACGCGCGCATGGTCGCGGACTTCATCGCGCCCTACCACTTCGTCGACGATATCGAGTTCGCCGAACTGCCCTTCGATCATCCGCTCTACATCATGTACTCCTCGGGCACCACGGGCGTGCCCAAGTGCATCGTGCATTGCGCTGGTGGCGCGCTGCTGCAGCACCTCAAGGAGCACAAGCTGCACGGCGACGTGAAGCCGAGCGACCGCGTGTTCTACTTCACGACCTGCGGCTGGATGATGTGGAACTGGCTGGTCTCCGCGCTCGCCGCCGAGGCCACGCTGCTGCTCTACGACGGCTCGCCCTTCGCCGGCGACAACCAGATCCTGTTCGACTACGCAGACGCCGAACACATGACCCACTTCGGCACCTCGGCCAAGTTCATCGACGCCGCGGCGAAGTTCGGCTTGAAACCCCGGGAAACCCACCGGCTCGACAGCGTGCGCGCGCTGATGAGCACCGGCAGCCCGCTGGTGCCCGAGGGCTTCGACTATGTCTATCGCGACATCAAGGCCGACCTGCAGCTGTCGTCGATCTCGGGCGGTACCGACATCATCTCCTGCTTCGTGCTCGGCTCGCCGGTGCTGCCGGTGTGGCGCGGCGAGATCCAGTGCCGCGGCCTCGGGATGGCGGTGGACGTGTGGGACGATGAGGGCAAGCCCGTGCGCGGCGAGAAGGGCGAGCTGGTGTGTACGCGGCCCTTCCCGGTGATGCCGGTCGGCTTCTGGAACGACGCCGACGGCAGCAAGTACCGCGCCGCCTACTTCGAGCGCTTCGACAACGTGTGGTGCCACGGCGACTTCTGCGAGATCACCGCGCACGGCGGCTTGATCATCTACGGTCGCTCGGACGCCACGTTGAACCCGGGCGGGGTGCGCATCGGCACCGCCGAGATCTACCGCCAGGTCGAGAAGCTGCACGAGGTCGTCGAGTCGCTGGTCATCGGCCAGGACTGGCCGCCGCAGAGCCCCAACGACGTGCGCGTGGTGCTGTTCGTGAAGCTGCGCGAAGGGCTGACGCTGGACGACGACCTCACGAAACGTATCCGCCAGACCATCCGCGACAACACCACGCCGCGCCACGTGCCGGCCAAGGTGCTGCAGGTGGCCGACATCCCGCGCACCAAGAGCGGCAAGATCGTCGAACTGGCGGTGAGGAACGTGGTGCACGGCCGCCCGGTGAAGAACCAGGAGGCGCTCGCCAACCCCGAGGCGCTGGCGCACTTCCGCGACCGCGCCGAACTGCAGGGCTGAGGAGATCACCCGATGCTGATGAGTCGCGACAAGTCGGTGCTGCTGATCGTGGACGTGCAGGCGCGCCTCGCGCCGTACATCCACGACGGGCAGCAGGTGGCCGAGCATTGCGCCTGGCTGGCGCAGGTGGCCGAGCGCATCGGTGTGCCGGTGGTGGTGACCGAGCACTTTCCGGAAAAGATCGGTGGCACGCTCGACCTCGTGCGCGAGGTGACCACCAACGCGCAGTACGTGGGCAAGCAGTGCTTCTCGGCCCAGGCCGACGGTTGCCTCGCGGGCACCGCGGTGGATCAGCGCCGCCAGGTGATTGTGTGCGGCACCGAGGCGCACGTGTGCGTGCAGCAGACCGCGCTCGACCTGCGCTGGGCGGGCAAGGAGGTCTTCATCGTCGCCGAGGCCTCGGGCTCGCGCGACCCCGCGAACCGCGACCTGGCCTTTGCGCGCATGCGCAGCCACGGCATCGAGATCGTGTCGCGCGAGATGGTGGCCTTCGAGTGGCTGCAGCGCGGCGGTACCGAGCTCTTCCGCGAGGTCAACCGCGACTTCATCCGGTAGCTCCGGCGTCGCGGGAGCGGGCTTGCCCGCGAACGCGGCGCTCGGGGGCCCGTCATTCGCGGGCAAGCCCGCTCCCACGGATGCGTCCGGCGGGGCGCGCGGCGCGGGCGCTCCCCTCCAGGGGCTCAGCTTCGGTCGAAGGTGCCGGTTCAGGGCTCGATCGCGATCCCGAGCAGCGGCTCGCCCGTGCCGATCGGGCCGATGGCGTAGGCCCGGCCGCTGCCGAGGTCGATCCGGTACAGCGTCGGTACCGGCGCCGCGCGCGTGCTGAGCGCGGCGAGCGCGGTGTTGGTGACGTCCGAGATGTCGAAGTGGGCCTCGCTCAGACTGCCGGTGCCAAGGCTCCCGACCGTGCTCAACGCGCCGGTGTTGGGGGAAACCACGGGTTCCGTGCCTTCGACCGAACCTTGGCGCAGCAACGCGCCGAGTTCGCCGTCGATGGCGAAATTGGTCGTCAGCTTCTCGTTCTCGGTGTTGTAGGTGTAGGCGGCGGCGATCACCCGTGGCGCGCGCCCGGCATTGGCGTCGTCGCTGCGGAAGGCGAGTGCGCCATCGGGCTGGAATCCGTCGATATCGGGCTTGAAGTCCACCAGCGCGCCGGTTTCGGGATGGGCGCGCAGGTTCTGTCCACGCTCGGACACGATGCGGATGCGGTCGGCCGCGGGGTTGAAATCGAAGCCGAACTGCGCACCCTCGAGTGCGTGGCCGAAGCGGGTCTCGCCCACCGCGCTCAGCGCCCCGCTGGCGACGTCGACCCTGAATACCCGCCCGCTGCTCCCGAGCGCATACAGCACGCCGTGCGCGACACGGTAGTCGATGCCGAGCAGGCGTTCGTTCGCATCGAGTCCGTAAAGCGTCACGCTGCGGATGATTCTCCCCGGCTCGGCTGCAGAAACGGCGATAAGCTGGTGCGACGCGCTGACCGCATAGAGGCGGATCTTCGCAAGCTCCGCATCGGCTGCTGCCGGAGTGCTGAGGAGCGTCGCCGACAGGGCGAGCAGGGAAACGAATGGGGCCACGGACGAGTTCGGCATCGAGGGTCCTCCAGCGCAATGCGGGCGTGGTTCAGGGGTGGGGCGTCGAAGATAACCCCCTCGTGGCAACGGGAGCGTGATCGAATTGGCATTCGGGAGAGGGTGTTTGCGGCGATTCGTGGCGGGAATGTGCTTGAGCCTGGTGGTGCCCTTGGCGCATCCCGCCAGCCTTGCCCTGCAGGTGGTCGATGAGAACGGTGCGGCGCTGGCGGATGTCGCGGTCGCCCTCGAGCCGGTCGGGGCGCCCCGGCCGGCCATGCAGGCGCGTGCCCGCACGGCGGAGATCGTGCAGCAGGGCAAGCGCTTCATCCCGCTCATGACTGCGGTGCCGACCGGCACGGCGGTTCATTTCCCCAATCGCGACACCGTCCGCCACCACGTGTATTCGTTCTCGCCGGCCAGGACCTTCGAGCTCAAGCTCTACATCGGCACGCCGGCAGAGCCGGTGGTGTTCGATACGCCAGGCATCGTCGTGATGGGCTGCAACATCCACGATCAGATGGTGGCCTACGTGGTGGTCTCCGACACCCCCTGGGTGGGGGTCAGCGATGGCGCGGGCAAGCTGCGCATCGAGGGCGTTCCACCGGGCGACTACGTGCTCGCCTACTGGCATCCGCGCTGGGCGGGGACGAGCAACGCGCCCGCGCGCATGCCCCTGCGCCTGGATCAGGGCGCAGAGCGCCGCCTGGTGGTCGGGGCGCGTCCCTGATGCGGCCCGGCTTCAGGCGCCTGCAGTGGCGAATCGCGGCGTGGACCGCGCTGATCCTGCTGTCCGTGCAGATCGGGGGCTTGTTCCTGTTCGAGCAGATCGGCCGCGGCAGTGCGCTGCAGGAGGTGCGCAGCCGGCTCGAGACCGGCGACCGCGTGTTCGCACGCGTGCTCGAGCAGCGCAGCGACCAGCTGGCCCAGGCGGCAAGGGTACTCGCCGCAGACTATGGTTTTCGCGCGGCGCTGCTGTCTTCCGATCGACCGACCATCGCGTCGGCGCTCGAGAACCACGGTTCGCGCATCGGCGCCAGCCTGATGCTGCTCGTCGGTCTGGATGCAACGCCGATTGCGGCGCATCCGCCGCGTGGCGAGCTGGAGATATCGGGCCTTGGGGCCTTGATCGACGAGGCGCGCGCGCAGGGTAGCGCCACCGGTTTTCGCGCTGCGGGCGGGTCTGTGTATCAACTCGTGGTGGTGCCGGTGATGGCGCCTGTGCCGGTGGCCTGGGTGCTGCTCGGTTTCGCCGTGGACGAGGTCCTTGCGCGTGATCTCCAGCGCCTGACCGGGCTCGACGTGAGCCTGCTGCTGCAGCCGCCATCCGCGCCGGCGCGCATCGTCGCCAGCACGCTGCCGACGGCACCCCAGGCCGCACTGCTCGCGGCCGGCGACGTGGAGGCGGTGCACATCGATGGCGGCGAACATCTGGGGCTGCGCCATGTGGTCGATGCCCGGACGGACGAGCAGGTGCTTGCCGTACTGCAGCTCTCGCTCGCGCAGGCGCTCGCCCCGTGGGAGCGCTTGTACCGGGAATGGGCCGGGCTGTCGGTCGCAGCCACGCTGCTGATGCTGTTCGCGAGCGTGTGGATGGGGCGGACGATCGCGGCGCCGGTGACCCGGCTGGCCGAGTTCGCCCATCGCGTGGAGGCGGGTGATTACGGGGCGCCGCCGGCCGCCGTCCGCGATGACGAGATCGGTCGCCTCGCCGATGCCTTCGGCCTGATGACCGAGGCGATCGCGAGCCGCGAGGCGCGCATCAGCGAGCTTGCCTATCGCGACACCCTCACCGGGTTGCCCAATCGCATTCACTTCCTCGACCGCCTGGCGCGCGCGTTGCAGGCGGAAGGCGCGCACGCGCGCGGGCTGGCGGTGCTCACGCTCGACCTCGACCGCTTCCGTCTCATCAACGACACCCTCGGTCACGCCTTCGGCGACCTCGTGCTCGAGGAGGTGGGGCGGCGGCTGCTCGCCGCAGGGGTGCGCAGGCGAGAGGCCGACGCGACGCTGCAGGATGGCGACAGCGGCGTGGCGCGCCTGGGCGGCGACGAGTTTGCCGTGCTGGTGCCGGGCGCCGACGCCTGGGCGGCGAAGGTGGTGGCCGAGCGCATCGCCGCCGCGCTCGAGCAGCCGATGAGCCTGCAGGGGCAGCTGATCGATGTCGGCGCGAGCATCGGTATCGCGCTCTTCCCCGAGCATTGTGCGGACGCTGGCGAACTCATGCGCTGCGCCGACGTCGCGATGTACCGGGCCAAGCACGCCAACGCCGGCGTGAGCGTGTACGACCCCAGCCACCACAGTCGCAATGCCGCGCGCCTGTCGCTGCTCACCGAGCTTCGGCATGCCGTGGAGGCCGACGAGCTGGTGTTGTTCTACCAGCCCAAATATGCCTTCGAGGACGACGCGGAGCTCTGCGTCGAGGCCCTGGTGCGCTGGGTGCATCCACAGCGCGGCTTCGTGCCGCCGATGGAGTTCATCCCCTTCGCCGAGCAGACCGGCTGCATCCGCGCGATCACGCTGTGGGTGCTGGAGCGGGCGGTGCGGCAGTGCGCGGCATGGCGCCGTGCCGGTCGGGCGCTGCGCGTGGGCATCAACCTGTCGGCGCGCGACCTGCTGCAGCCCGAGCTGCCCGAGCAGTTCCGCGCCATGCTCGCGCGCCACGGCTGCGCGGCGGGCTGGATCACGCTCGAGATCACCGAGAGCGCGGTGCTCGACGAACCCCGCAAGGCGCTCGCCAACCTCGAGCGCCTGCGCGCCATCGGCTGCCCGCTCTCGATCGACGACTATGGCACCGGCTACTCCTCGCTGTCCTATCTGCGCCAGATGCCGGTGCAGGAGATGAAGATCGACCGCAGCTTCGTGATGAACCTGCTCACCCAGCGTGATGACGAGATCATCGTGCGGTCGACGATCGAGCTTGCCCACAACATGGGCCTGGTGGTGACCGCGGAAGGCGTGGAGACCGAGGCCGTGCTGCGCCGTCTGGGCGAGCTTGGCTGCGACCTCGTCCAGGGCTACTTCATCGGCAAGCCGATGGCCGCATCCGACCTGGAGGGCTGGATGGAGCGCTCGCCGTGGGCGCGCGCCGGGTATCACCGCCAGCCCCGCGAGACCGCCCCGATGCACGCCTGATGCGTTCCCCGCCCGCGTCCCCGGACTAGGGAAAACGTGGGTAGCCCGCGCTCGCCGCGCTGCCTATCCTTTCTGCTTGTTCCACGGTGACGCGATACGGATAGCCGCCACGCCGACCGTCGGAGTGCGCCGATCGCCTTGCCGTCTTGTTGATCAACGAGGGGGCGACATGGAAAAGACAGAACAGATCCGGCTGGCCGCAAACGTGAGCGCGGTGGTCGAGCAGATCGCCGCGCGCCTGCCGGCGGAGCAGGCGAAGGCGGTGAGCGCGTTCGCGACGCGATTCTTCGCCCAGGTCGATCAGGAGGACCTCGAGGCGCTGTCCGTATCGGACCTCTACGGCGCCGTGCTCAGCCAGTGGCACTTCATCGCCCGCCGCGCCGGCGGCAGCGTGGTGCGCGTCTTCAATCCGCGCCTCGACGAGAACGGCTGGGAGTCTGCCCACACGGTGGTCGAGATCGTCGGCGACGACATGCCCTTCCTGGTCGACTCGGTCACCATGGAGATCAACCGCCAGGGGCTCACGCTGCACCTGATCATTCATCCGGTGCTGCGCGTGGCGCGCGACCGGGATGGTCAGCTGTTGCGGCTGGCGGAGGCGGGCGACGCCGACGCTCGCAGCGAATCGGTGATGCATCTCGAAGTCGACCGCCGCACCGACCAGGCCGACCTCAAGGCGCTGCGCGAGGGGCTCGAGCGCGTGCTCGCCGACGTACGCGCAGCGGTCGGCGACTGGCCGCGCATGCGCGAGCGCATGCAGGAGATCATCGCCGACATCGACGCCATCCCGGCCGCGGTTGACGCCGAGGAGCGCGCCGAGGCGCGCGCCTTCCTGGAGTGGCTGGCCAACGACAACTTCGTCCTTCTGGGTTGCCGGGACTACGACCTCGTCAGCAGCGAGGAGGGCAACGAACTGCGCGTCGTCACCGGCTCCGGACTTGGGCTGTTGCAGGGCGATGGCGAAGCCGGGCAGTCGCGCTCCTTCGCCGCGCTGCCGCCGCAGCTCAGGGCCCAGGCGCACGTGCCGGGCGTGCTGACGATCACCAAGTCGAACACGCGCTCGACTGTTCACCGGCCCGCCTATCTCGACTTTCTGGGCGTCAAGCGCTACGACGCCGACGGTCGGGTGTGTGGCGAGCGCCGGGTGATCGGCCTGCTCGCCTCCACCGCATACGGCACCACGCCGGCGCAGATTCCGCTGCTGCGGCGCAAGGTCGCCGCCGTGATCGAGCGCGCCGGACTCCCGCCGGGCGGGCACGCGGCCAAGACGCTGCAGACCATCATCGAGCGCTATCCGCGCGACGAGCTGTTCCAGATCGGCACCGACGAGCTGTTCAACCACGTGATGGGCATCCTCCGCCTCGGCGAGCGTCTGCGCACGCGGCTGTTCGTGCGCTGCGACCCCTTCGCGCGCTTCGTTTCCTGCCTCGTCTATGTGCCGCGCGAGCACTACAACACCGACCAGCGCAAGCGCATGCAGGCCGTGCTGATGGAGGCCTTCAACGGCTCCTCTTCCGAGTTCGACGTGCAGTTCTCCGATTCGGCGCTCGCCCGCATCCTGATCACCGTGCGCACCCAGGACTCGACGATCC
This region of Thauera sp. JM12B12 genomic DNA includes:
- a CDS encoding electron transfer flavoprotein-ubiquinone oxidoreductase → MERESMEFDVLIVGGGPAGLSAAIRLKQLAEAKGQDLSVCLIEKAAEIGAHILSGAVMDPKALGELFPDWKERGAPLNTAVTEDKVLFLSETGARQAPNGLLPDCLVNHGNYIVRLGNVVKWLGEQAEALGVEVYPGFAGAEILFDEAGAVKGVATGDMGLNRDGTPGPHHQPGMELHAKYTLFAEGCRGHLGKQLEAKFNLREGADPQTYGIGIKELWEVKPEHHRPGLVVHTAGWPMDKTTYGGGFVYHLEDNLVAVGFVVGLNYENPHLSPFEEMQRYKTHPEIRKYLEGGKRLQYGARAIAAGGLQSLPRLIFPGGGLIGDDAGFLNAARIKGSHAAIKSGMLAADAAFEALAHERQRDALTAYPSAFRDSWLYAELHKTRNFKPYMKKGLYLGSLLFGIDQVLFKGKVPWTLHNSADHDKLKPAAECPKITYPKPDGVLTFDRLSSVFLSNTNHEEEQPCHLQLKDASVPIAINLAKYDAPEQRYCPAGVYEIVRDESGANPRLQINAQNCVHCKTCDIKDPTQNINWVVPQGGEGPIYQGM
- a CDS encoding thioesterase family protein, which translates into the protein MNEQAKLIYTTRMPVRWGDMDAYGHVNNTVYFRYFEQTRVEWLEQMGCRVSPEEPIGPVIINAACTFFAPVNYPATVVIKMYAGEPGRSSVMTWYELFIEGEDRVYCEGSAKTVWMDTRSGKSAPIPDVVRALFD
- a CDS encoding acetoacetate--CoA ligase produces the protein MNLHEDRPLWSPSAERIAGANVTAFRLAAERRWGLSLPDYDALYAWSVAHPEQFWVSVWEGDGIGSGVIGHRGERVLVDGDRMPGAKWFPDAKLNFARNLLRSRDAHDAIVFWGEDRVMNRMSHGELYRAVAHFVAALKEQGVVAGDRVAAYMPNMPETVIAMLAAASIGAIFTSASPDFGVQGVLDRFGQTEPKVLIACDGYYYGGKTVDVLGKLGEIVGQLPSVKRVVVVPYVHAEHDLSHVPHARMVADFIAPYHFVDDIEFAELPFDHPLYIMYSSGTTGVPKCIVHCAGGALLQHLKEHKLHGDVKPSDRVFYFTTCGWMMWNWLVSALAAEATLLLYDGSPFAGDNQILFDYADAEHMTHFGTSAKFIDAAAKFGLKPRETHRLDSVRALMSTGSPLVPEGFDYVYRDIKADLQLSSISGGTDIISCFVLGSPVLPVWRGEIQCRGLGMAVDVWDDEGKPVRGEKGELVCTRPFPVMPVGFWNDADGSKYRAAYFERFDNVWCHGDFCEITAHGGLIIYGRSDATLNPGGVRIGTAEIYRQVEKLHEVVESLVIGQDWPPQSPNDVRVVLFVKLREGLTLDDDLTKRIRQTIRDNTTPRHVPAKVLQVADIPRTKSGKIVELAVRNVVHGRPVKNQEALANPEALAHFRDRAELQG
- a CDS encoding isochorismatase family protein, yielding MLMSRDKSVLLIVDVQARLAPYIHDGQQVAEHCAWLAQVAERIGVPVVVTEHFPEKIGGTLDLVREVTTNAQYVGKQCFSAQADGCLAGTAVDQRRQVIVCGTEAHVCVQQTALDLRWAGKEVFIVAEASGSRDPANRDLAFARMRSHGIEIVSREMVAFEWLQRGGTELFREVNRDFIR
- a CDS encoding DUF4394 domain-containing protein encodes the protein MPNSSVAPFVSLLALSATLLSTPAAADAELAKIRLYAVSASHQLIAVSAAEPGRIIRSVTLYGLDANERLLGIDYRVAHGVLYALGSSGRVFRVDVASGALSAVGETRFGHALEGAQFGFDFNPAADRIRIVSERGQNLRAHPETGALVDFKPDIDGFQPDGALAFRSDDANAGRAPRVIAAAYTYNTENEKLTTNFAIDGELGALLRQGSVEGTEPVVSPNTGALSTVGSLGTGSLSEAHFDISDVTNTALAALSTRAAPVPTLYRIDLGSGRAYAIGPIGTGEPLLGIAIEP
- a CDS encoding methylamine utilization protein translates to MVPLAHPASLALQVVDENGAALADVAVALEPVGAPRPAMQARARTAEIVQQGKRFIPLMTAVPTGTAVHFPNRDTVRHHVYSFSPARTFELKLYIGTPAEPVVFDTPGIVVMGCNIHDQMVAYVVVSDTPWVGVSDGAGKLRIEGVPPGDYVLAYWHPRWAGTSNAPARMPLRLDQGAERRLVVGARP
- a CDS encoding EAL domain-containing protein; its protein translation is MRPGFRRLQWRIAAWTALILLSVQIGGLFLFEQIGRGSALQEVRSRLETGDRVFARVLEQRSDQLAQAARVLAADYGFRAALLSSDRPTIASALENHGSRIGASLMLLVGLDATPIAAHPPRGELEISGLGALIDEARAQGSATGFRAAGGSVYQLVVVPVMAPVPVAWVLLGFAVDEVLARDLQRLTGLDVSLLLQPPSAPARIVASTLPTAPQAALLAAGDVEAVHIDGGEHLGLRHVVDARTDEQVLAVLQLSLAQALAPWERLYREWAGLSVAATLLMLFASVWMGRTIAAPVTRLAEFAHRVEAGDYGAPPAAVRDDEIGRLADAFGLMTEAIASREARISELAYRDTLTGLPNRIHFLDRLARALQAEGAHARGLAVLTLDLDRFRLINDTLGHAFGDLVLEEVGRRLLAAGVRRREADATLQDGDSGVARLGGDEFAVLVPGADAWAAKVVAERIAAALEQPMSLQGQLIDVGASIGIALFPEHCADAGELMRCADVAMYRAKHANAGVSVYDPSHHSRNAARLSLLTELRHAVEADELVLFYQPKYAFEDDAELCVEALVRWVHPQRGFVPPMEFIPFAEQTGCIRAITLWVLERAVRQCAAWRRAGRALRVGINLSARDLLQPELPEQFRAMLARHGCAAGWITLEITESAVLDEPRKALANLERLRAIGCPLSIDDYGTGYSSLSYLRQMPVQEMKIDRSFVMNLLTQRDDEIIVRSTIELAHNMGLVVTAEGVETEAVLRRLGELGCDLVQGYFIGKPMAASDLEGWMERSPWARAGYHRQPRETAPMHA